Genomic DNA from candidate division WOR-3 bacterium:
ATGAGCGCCACCCCGGGCGGCATTTAAACTAAATCCGCCCGTATAACAAAATACATCGAGCACTTCGAGCCCTTGGCTTAAAGCTCTAACTTTGGCTCGAGTAATCCGTTGGTCAAAATAGAACCCAGTTTTCTGGCCAGCAAAAATATCGACCTTATATTTAATTTTATTTTCGCTAATTATCACCGGTTCTGGTGTGCCATATAAAACCGATTCCTGCCGGGGTAAACCTTCGGCCTCTCGGAGCCGAAAATCATTTTTTTCTACGATACATTTAACATTGAATAGCTCTTTTAATGCCGCAACAATTAGATCCTTTCGTAGATCGACACCGATTGAATAGGTTTGTAGGGCAAAATGATTCTGGTATTTGTCGATCACTAAACCCGGCATCCCATCGCTTTCCCCATATACGAGCCGAAAATCTTCTTCATCTGGCAGGGCCGCTTTACGGAGCCGCAGTGCTTCACTAATTTTGCGAATAAAAAAATCAACGGTTAAGTCTTCAGCTTCGGTTGAGTATAGCCTGACGCTAATCAAGGAATGAGGATTATAAATACCAGAACCAATCAGCTTATTGCCTTCATAAACTAATACCGTATCGCCAGCTATCGGGTTGCCTTCAGTTTTCAGGATTTCATTAGAAAAAATCCAAAGGTGTTGGCGACGGTGTTTTTTGCGTTGGACAAAGACCTTTTTCTTCATGTAATTTTACTGCGGGTAATCGACACTTAAGATTACAATTTCACCCCGTTCAGTTGTTGTATACAAAATATCCGCAAAAACTCGTTCCGGATAAAATTCGAATATTTTGCTAGTTATCTTGTCGCCACTAATTACCGCCGATAGATCGGGTCGTTCAATAAAATATAAATTATTGTTAATTACACTAACCGCGGTGTCTTTGCTGATAAAAATCGGGCTAGGATTACCCTCGCCAAATGGGGGT
This window encodes:
- a CDS encoding class I SAM-dependent rRNA methyltransferase, with amino-acid sequence MKKKVFVQRKKHRRQHLWIFSNEILKTEGNPIAGDTVLVYEGNKLIGSGIYNPHSLISVRLYSTEAEDLTVDFFIRKISEALRLRKAALPDEEDFRLVYGESDGMPGLVIDKYQNHFALQTYSIGVDLRKDLIVAALKELFNVKCIVEKNDFRLREAEGLPRQESVLYGTPEPVIISENKIKYKVDIFAGQKTGFYFDQRITRAKVRALSQGLEVLDVFCYTGGFSLNAARGGAHKVIGIDASKSAIELAQENAQLNGLADLCEFICADAFDKLRELYRRRLSFDLIVLDPPPFFKSLKEKPRGLRGYKDINLQAMKLLKRGGILVSCTCSHYLFWQDLLDVLTAAAQDLRRSFRIIDRTTQGPDHPVLLHLPESEYLRCFFLEMTDS